From Enhydrobacter sp., the proteins below share one genomic window:
- a CDS encoding 3-hydroxyacyl-CoA dehydrogenase: MTLDINRSDLAVGVVGTGAMGRGIAQVTAQGGMKAILFDAAEGGAARAKTAIFDTLKGLVAKGRLSDADVAKTEANLVVAGGIGDLAACHVVVEAVFENLEVKQKLFGELEAVVSPDCVLASNTSSIRIASIARSLKKRDRVCGMHYFNPVPLMKLVEVIRAADTAQWVVDAMVALGKRQTRVPVVVGDTPGFLVNLGGTAIGTEGLRLYQEGRASPSQIDAVMRDTCGFRMGPFELMDLTGIDVNFPARRIIYEGFFHDRRMTPSPYHESLYAAGRLGRKTGGGWYDYDARGGKIDPGADHLPSVVPAASVVVMDAHNEKLVQLVMQAGARALAVDDGRSPILVAPVGKDCTTTVVERNLDPRRTVAVDLTGDVAKRLTIMTAPGADDLVRDAAAAILARTGAKVTLIKDSPGFVAQRMCAMIANLGCEMAMIGIASAADVDTAMTLGLNYPRGPLALADWLGVRNCHEILLQLQAITGDDRYRPSQWLRRRALLGLAATTVE, encoded by the coding sequence ATGACTCTCGACATCAACCGCTCCGATCTCGCCGTCGGCGTCGTCGGCACGGGCGCCATGGGGCGTGGCATCGCGCAGGTGACGGCGCAAGGTGGCATGAAGGCGATCCTGTTCGATGCCGCCGAGGGCGGCGCGGCCAGGGCGAAGACGGCGATCTTCGACACGCTGAAGGGGCTGGTCGCCAAGGGCCGCCTCTCCGATGCCGACGTGGCGAAGACCGAGGCCAATCTCGTCGTCGCCGGCGGCATCGGCGATCTCGCGGCCTGCCATGTCGTGGTCGAGGCGGTGTTCGAGAATCTCGAGGTCAAGCAGAAGCTGTTCGGCGAGCTCGAGGCGGTGGTCTCGCCCGACTGCGTGCTCGCCTCCAACACCTCGTCGATCCGCATCGCCTCGATCGCCCGTTCGCTGAAGAAGCGCGATCGGGTTTGCGGCATGCACTATTTCAACCCCGTGCCCCTGATGAAGCTGGTCGAGGTGATCCGCGCCGCCGACACCGCGCAATGGGTGGTCGACGCCATGGTGGCGCTCGGCAAACGCCAGACCCGCGTGCCGGTCGTGGTCGGCGACACGCCGGGCTTCCTGGTCAATCTCGGCGGCACCGCCATCGGCACCGAGGGCCTGCGCCTCTACCAGGAGGGCCGGGCGAGCCCCTCGCAGATCGACGCCGTGATGCGCGACACCTGCGGCTTCCGCATGGGGCCGTTCGAGCTGATGGATCTCACCGGCATCGACGTGAACTTCCCGGCGCGCCGGATCATCTACGAGGGCTTCTTCCACGACCGGCGCATGACGCCGAGCCCGTATCACGAGAGCCTCTACGCCGCCGGCCGCCTCGGCCGCAAGACCGGCGGCGGCTGGTACGACTACGACGCCAGGGGGGGGAAGATCGATCCCGGCGCCGACCATCTGCCGTCGGTCGTGCCGGCGGCTTCGGTGGTGGTGATGGACGCCCACAACGAGAAGCTGGTCCAGCTCGTCATGCAGGCCGGCGCCAGGGCGCTGGCCGTCGACGACGGCCGCAGCCCGATCCTGGTGGCGCCGGTCGGCAAGGATTGCACGACCACGGTCGTGGAGCGCAATCTCGATCCCCGGCGCACCGTGGCGGTCGACCTCACCGGCGACGTCGCCAAACGCCTCACCATCATGACCGCGCCCGGCGCCGACGACCTGGTGCGCGACGCCGCCGCCGCCATCCTCGCCCGCACCGGGGCGAAGGTCACCCTGATCAAGGATTCGCCCGGCTTCGTCGCCCAGCGCATGTGCGCCATGATCGCCAACCTCGGCTGCGAGATGGCGATGATCGGCATCGCCTCTGCCGCCGACGTCGACACCGCCATGACGCTCGGCCTCAACTATCCGCGCGGGCCGCTGGCGCTCGCCGACTGGCTGGGCGTGCGCAACTGCCACGAGATCCTGCTGCAGCTCCAGGCCATCACCGGCGACGACCGCTACCGGCCGAGCCAGTGGCTGCGGCGCCGGGCGCTGCTCGGGCTGGCCGCAACGACGGTGGAGTAG
- a CDS encoding UDP-3-O-(3-hydroxymyristoyl)glucosamine N-acyltransferase — MRHKLKKPVLVSEIVRALGSDVLSQVGPDREVVGVSPFPNSDPGSLAFCNQKGWPDLECHAACLIVSGVEIGDNTYPTKIVVANPRLSFARAVAFLFKEEVRSGIHPTALVDQTSIVDPKAEIGAGVVIGPRCHVGEGTALGAGVRLVCDVRIGANTKVAANTVIGEEGFGFERDDDGRLVNMPHLGGVIIGDNVDIGANACIDRGTLHDTVVADGCRIDNLTHISHNVRMDRHAVVISNVTICGSVHLGERSWVAPNAVVKNQLKIGKDAVVGLGAVVVRDVADGETVAGNPAKPIRKQ, encoded by the coding sequence ATGCGACACAAACTGAAGAAGCCGGTCTTGGTTTCCGAAATCGTCCGTGCACTCGGCAGCGACGTTCTTTCGCAAGTTGGCCCTGATCGCGAGGTAGTCGGCGTCTCGCCGTTTCCCAACTCGGATCCAGGTAGCCTGGCCTTTTGCAACCAAAAGGGCTGGCCAGACCTAGAATGCCACGCCGCGTGCCTAATCGTCTCGGGCGTCGAGATAGGCGACAACACCTACCCAACGAAGATCGTTGTCGCAAATCCCCGGCTGTCCTTTGCTCGTGCGGTCGCCTTCCTGTTCAAGGAAGAGGTTCGGTCGGGCATCCATCCCACCGCGCTGGTCGATCAGACGTCCATCGTCGATCCAAAGGCGGAAATCGGCGCCGGAGTCGTCATCGGGCCACGTTGCCACGTCGGCGAAGGAACGGCGCTCGGCGCAGGTGTCAGGTTGGTGTGCGACGTCAGGATCGGAGCCAACACGAAGGTTGCCGCCAACACGGTAATCGGCGAGGAGGGCTTCGGCTTCGAGCGCGATGACGATGGCCGGCTGGTGAACATGCCACACCTCGGTGGCGTCATCATCGGTGACAATGTGGACATTGGCGCCAACGCCTGCATTGATCGTGGCACGTTGCACGATACCGTAGTCGCCGATGGCTGCCGGATCGATAATCTCACCCACATCAGCCACAACGTGCGGATGGACCGGCATGCTGTGGTGATCAGCAACGTAACCATCTGCGGCAGCGTCCATCTCGGAGAGCGGTCGTGGGTCGCGCCAAATGCTGTCGTCAAGAACCAGCTCAAGATCGGCAAGGATGCCGTCGTCGGCCTGGGCGCCGTCGTGGTCCGCGACGTAGCTGATGGCGAAACCGTCGCGGGCAATCCTGCGAAGCCGATCCGCAAGCAGTAA
- a CDS encoding Gfo/Idh/MocA family oxidoreductase: protein MRAGSTSVPSIVVAGCGYWGVNLVRNFAGLGALAAIVDPRLLVAAEVARKYSVPARSWADVLTDPVIEAVAIAAPAEQHAQMVAEALAAGKHVFVEKPLALCHAEGAKLVAEAERRGLVLMVGHLLQYHAAFLRMRALVREGVLGRLRYVYSNRLNFGKVRREENILWSFAPHDISMILALAGEPPVSVHTEGSFHLHPSIADNTLMHMRFASGVDAHIHVSWLHPFKEQKLVVVGDKAMAVFDDGQPWPGKLTLYPHSIDWIDGQPEPRKAAGQPVELQESEPLCDECRHFLESVATGSCPRTDGHEGLAVLAVLEAGQRSLETRASVRLREVTSPEAAPLAKPHHFVHPLAAVDEGVEIGKGTRIWHFSHVLKNSRIGEGCVIGQNASIGPDVIVGDRCKLQNNVSIYPGVTLEDGVFCGPSCVFTNVMNPRAEIERKNEFRATLVRRGATIGANATIVCGTTLGEYCFIAAGAVVTKDVAPFALMAGVPARRIGWVGHSGERLGKDLVCPREGRRYRLAGPDRLEEIPVTKKETVE from the coding sequence ATTCGGGCGGGGAGTACAAGCGTGCCGAGCATCGTCGTCGCCGGCTGCGGCTATTGGGGCGTAAATCTTGTGCGCAATTTCGCCGGTTTGGGCGCACTGGCAGCCATAGTAGATCCGCGTCTGCTGGTTGCGGCGGAAGTCGCCAGGAAATACTCGGTGCCGGCCCGTAGCTGGGCCGACGTGCTCACCGATCCGGTCATTGAGGCTGTCGCCATTGCGGCCCCGGCAGAGCAGCACGCCCAGATGGTCGCCGAGGCGCTCGCTGCCGGTAAGCATGTTTTTGTCGAGAAGCCGCTCGCCCTCTGTCATGCCGAGGGGGCGAAGCTCGTTGCCGAGGCAGAGCGGCGTGGCCTCGTCCTCATGGTCGGCCACCTGCTCCAGTATCACGCCGCCTTCTTGAGGATGCGCGCGCTGGTGCGTGAAGGCGTGCTTGGCCGTCTGCGCTATGTCTATTCCAACCGCCTGAACTTCGGGAAGGTACGCCGCGAGGAGAACATCCTCTGGAGCTTCGCGCCGCACGACATCTCCATGATCTTGGCACTGGCTGGCGAGCCGCCGGTCAGCGTTCATACTGAAGGTTCCTTCCATCTCCATCCATCAATTGCCGACAATACACTGATGCACATGCGCTTCGCCTCCGGTGTCGATGCCCACATCCACGTTTCCTGGCTTCATCCCTTTAAGGAGCAGAAGCTGGTCGTGGTGGGCGACAAGGCCATGGCGGTGTTCGACGACGGCCAGCCCTGGCCGGGCAAGCTGACGCTCTACCCGCACTCGATCGACTGGATCGATGGCCAGCCGGAACCGCGCAAGGCGGCGGGTCAACCGGTCGAGCTTCAGGAGTCCGAGCCGCTGTGCGACGAGTGTCGGCATTTCCTCGAATCGGTCGCCACGGGCAGTTGCCCGCGTACTGATGGGCACGAGGGACTGGCGGTGCTGGCCGTGCTGGAGGCGGGGCAACGCTCGTTAGAGACGCGCGCCAGCGTGCGCCTCAGGGAAGTCACCTCGCCGGAGGCGGCCCCGCTGGCGAAGCCTCACCATTTTGTCCACCCGCTAGCCGCTGTCGACGAGGGTGTCGAGATCGGCAAGGGCACCCGCATCTGGCACTTCAGCCACGTCCTGAAGAACAGCCGCATCGGCGAGGGCTGCGTCATCGGTCAGAATGCCAGCATCGGGCCGGACGTTATCGTTGGTGACCGCTGCAAGCTTCAGAACAACGTCAGCATATATCCTGGCGTCACGCTGGAGGACGGCGTGTTCTGCGGTCCGTCCTGCGTCTTCACCAACGTCATGAATCCGCGCGCCGAGATCGAGCGCAAGAACGAGTTTCGGGCGACGCTGGTCAGGCGTGGCGCCACCATTGGTGCCAACGCCACGATCGTCTGCGGCACGACGCTGGGCGAATACTGTTTCATCGCCGCCGGCGCCGTCGTCACGAAGGACGTGGCTCCCTTCGCTCTGATGGCCGGCGTACCGGCGCGCCGCATTGGCTGGGTCGGTCACTCCGGCGAGCGATTGGGCAAGGATCTCGTCTGCCCGCGCGAAGGACGGCGCTACCGGCTGGCCGGCCCCGACCGGCTCGAGGAGATCCCAGTCACGAAAAAGGAAACTGTCGAGTGA
- a CDS encoding DegT/DnrJ/EryC1/StrS aminotransferase family protein: MTQPIAFIDLAAQRRCIAREIDAAIAGVLERGVYISGPEVAEFERRLAACCGAKFAVGCGNGTDAIQLVLMARGIGAGDAVIVPDYTFTATAEAVALVGATPVFVDVQVADFNVDVSQLDAGLRAARERGLVPRALIAVDLFGLAADYDALNAFCDAHGLLLIADAAQSFGATFRGRKVGTLAPVTTTSFFPAKPLGCYGDGGAILTDDPELVATLKSLRVHGQGSDKYDNVRIGMNSRLDTLQAAILMCKLDIFADEIEKRQMVAARYAEALGNRVITPTVPGDCISVWAQYTIRIVGGRRDEVAAKLKARGIPTAIYYPKPLHRQSAYRQFPATTVLEVSDRLSTEVLSVPMHPYLDVASQERIVQALEDAL; encoded by the coding sequence GTGACCCAGCCCATCGCCTTCATCGATCTCGCCGCCCAGCGCCGGTGCATCGCCCGCGAGATCGATGCCGCGATCGCCGGCGTGCTCGAGCGCGGTGTCTATATCTCGGGGCCGGAGGTGGCCGAGTTCGAGCGCCGGCTGGCCGCTTGCTGCGGCGCTAAATTTGCCGTGGGCTGTGGCAATGGCACCGATGCGATCCAGCTCGTGCTGATGGCTAGGGGCATCGGCGCCGGCGATGCGGTGATCGTGCCGGACTATACCTTTACCGCGACGGCCGAGGCCGTCGCGCTAGTCGGTGCCACGCCCGTCTTCGTCGACGTGCAGGTCGCCGATTTCAACGTCGACGTCAGCCAGCTCGACGCGGGCCTGCGCGCGGCCAGGGAGCGGGGCCTCGTGCCGCGCGCGCTGATTGCCGTCGACCTGTTCGGCCTCGCCGCCGACTATGACGCGCTGAACGCATTCTGCGATGCCCACGGTCTGCTGCTGATTGCTGATGCCGCGCAGAGCTTCGGCGCGACCTTTCGCGGCCGCAAGGTCGGCACGCTCGCGCCCGTGACCACCACCAGCTTCTTTCCGGCCAAGCCGCTCGGCTGCTACGGCGATGGTGGCGCCATCTTGACCGACGACCCGGAGCTGGTCGCGACCCTGAAGTCGCTGCGCGTGCACGGCCAAGGCAGCGACAAGTACGACAACGTGCGCATCGGCATGAACAGCCGGCTCGACACGCTGCAGGCCGCCATCCTGATGTGCAAGCTCGATATCTTCGCCGACGAGATCGAAAAGCGGCAAATGGTGGCGGCGCGCTACGCCGAGGCGCTGGGCAATCGCGTGATCACGCCTACTGTGCCTGGTGACTGTATTTCCGTGTGGGCGCAGTATACCATCCGTATCGTCGGCGGTCGACGCGATGAGGTGGCGGCGAAGCTCAAGGCGCGGGGCATCCCGACGGCGATTTACTACCCCAAGCCGCTGCATCGGCAGTCGGCGTATCGGCAGTTCCCAGCGACAACAGTACTGGAGGTGTCGGATAGACTGTCGACGGAGGTCCTGAGTGTGCCGATGCATCCATATCTTGATGTTGCCAGCCAGGAGCGAATCGTGCAGGCCTTGGAAGACGCGCTGTGA
- a CDS encoding class I SAM-dependent methyltransferase gives MLDNPGVLFQTLAGEAAMLKALGRIGFVPQTAHVLDVGGSSGGSLMPFFSVRTPCANLTCVDISERAIELGRTRFPGIEFVHADARCLPFESRFDVVFSSSIFFQSTDEEVAMAIGQEMRRVVKPGGFIVTRDWCRQRPGDRTTRAVTRDRLERLVGLPVAFSVPGALVPPIGRAVSRFAPALYFTMRALFPFLIGQRVYVMKA, from the coding sequence TTGCTCGACAATCCAGGTGTGCTCTTTCAGACGCTCGCCGGCGAGGCCGCCATGCTCAAGGCGTTAGGCCGCATAGGCTTCGTACCACAAACCGCCCACGTGCTCGATGTTGGTGGCAGCTCGGGCGGTTCGTTGATGCCCTTCTTCTCCGTCCGGACCCCATGCGCCAACCTCACGTGCGTCGACATCTCCGAGCGGGCCATCGAGCTCGGTCGCACCAGATTTCCCGGGATAGAGTTCGTTCATGCGGACGCCCGGTGTTTGCCGTTCGAGTCGCGGTTCGATGTCGTCTTCTCCTCGTCCATCTTTTTCCAGAGCACGGACGAGGAAGTGGCGATGGCAATCGGCCAGGAGATGCGGCGCGTCGTCAAGCCCGGTGGCTTCATCGTCACCCGGGACTGGTGCCGACAACGTCCCGGCGACCGGACCACTCGGGCGGTGACGCGGGACAGGCTGGAGCGTCTGGTCGGCCTTCCGGTCGCCTTCAGCGTCCCCGGGGCCCTGGTTCCGCCGATCGGGCGCGCCGTCTCGCGCTTCGCGCCAGCGCTGTATTTCACGATGCGCGCGCTGTTTCCGTTCCTGATTGGGCAGCGGGTCTATGTCATGAAGGCCTAG
- a CDS encoding O-antigen ligase family protein: MTSGAAFLRLTSGILLIAVVGLSPMPLASNRDWAWSPLTMAVGTSLVAYGMSNALSGPCRRILSPSLIVSMVAMSCVMAWGLLQIKPALGGAHLESFLASAHSALGVDVANSNSIDEERALTGVMRLATYAGIFWLATEFGQERRYAKTVCIALLCSAVLITLYGWAMETTVRSCIALTVVKRDFSSGDPCTLSGTFVNSSNYADFAALAGLFCLASLHDLILQARGSARGSRARWRARLMILTGSGSPYLAALLLLLGSVVYTTSRAGLASFVTAGVIMTILVAAAHRARIGTIVSSTVGLMLLATIVVIFGGGTVLQRSIGLLTEGDSDRVHLFALTAEAISVRPWTGWGLGSFEPLYPVLQPTAVWLNFDKAHNTYLENALDLGIPVSLLLILAIAAPAWQCLKGLRERQRDTQFAATAVGATILIAVHSIVDFGIQIPAVAVTYSALLGVGWAQSWSSRHFADPNANRP, from the coding sequence ATGACCTCTGGCGCCGCCTTTCTGCGTCTGACCTCCGGCATCCTTCTGATCGCTGTAGTAGGACTTTCACCGATGCCGCTGGCGAGCAACCGTGATTGGGCGTGGAGCCCCTTGACCATGGCTGTCGGAACGTCATTGGTTGCCTACGGCATGTCGAACGCGCTGAGTGGGCCGTGCCGAAGAATTCTTTCTCCCAGTCTGATCGTGTCGATGGTGGCCATGTCTTGTGTCATGGCGTGGGGCTTGCTTCAAATCAAGCCCGCGCTTGGCGGGGCACATCTTGAATCATTCCTGGCCTCGGCGCATTCGGCTCTCGGTGTCGACGTCGCCAATTCGAACTCCATCGACGAAGAACGCGCTCTGACGGGGGTCATGCGACTTGCTACGTATGCGGGAATCTTCTGGCTGGCTACTGAGTTTGGACAGGAGCGACGCTACGCCAAGACCGTTTGCATCGCGCTCCTGTGTTCCGCCGTCCTGATAACCCTGTACGGGTGGGCGATGGAGACTACGGTCCGATCCTGCATTGCACTGACGGTAGTGAAACGTGACTTTTCCAGTGGCGATCCGTGCACTCTTTCCGGGACTTTTGTGAATTCGAGCAACTACGCCGACTTCGCTGCCCTAGCCGGCTTGTTTTGTCTGGCAAGTCTTCACGACTTAATCCTTCAAGCCCGCGGTAGCGCACGCGGCAGCCGAGCCCGCTGGCGCGCCCGGCTGATGATCCTAACGGGATCCGGCTCCCCTTACCTCGCGGCGTTGCTGCTTCTCCTCGGCAGCGTGGTCTACACTACCTCCCGCGCCGGCTTGGCCTCTTTCGTGACCGCGGGCGTCATCATGACGATCCTCGTTGCGGCCGCGCATCGAGCACGAATCGGGACCATAGTGAGCTCGACCGTCGGGCTGATGCTTCTTGCTACCATCGTGGTCATCTTCGGAGGCGGGACGGTATTGCAGCGGTCAATAGGGCTGCTTACCGAAGGCGACTCCGACCGAGTGCATCTTTTTGCCCTCACGGCTGAGGCGATATCGGTACGCCCATGGACAGGATGGGGCCTGGGATCCTTTGAGCCGCTGTATCCCGTGCTCCAACCGACGGCGGTGTGGTTGAATTTCGACAAAGCCCACAACACCTATCTCGAAAACGCGCTCGATCTCGGCATCCCGGTCTCGCTGCTGCTGATCCTGGCGATCGCAGCGCCCGCGTGGCAGTGCCTGAAGGGCCTACGCGAGCGTCAGCGCGACACGCAGTTCGCGGCTACCGCCGTCGGCGCGACGATCTTGATTGCCGTGCACTCGATCGTCGATTTCGGAATCCAGATTCCGGCCGTTGCCGTCACCTATTCGGCGCTTCTCGGCGTCGGCTGGGCACAGTCGTGGAGCAGCCGCCACTTCGCCGATCCGAACGCCAACCGGCCCTAG